Proteins encoded within one genomic window of Terriglobales bacterium:
- a CDS encoding MBL fold metallo-hydrolase, which translates to MSDNSSSRRDFLRSATAAAMVPLVSTASSESTARSQFSTSEGLARISENLFFLADTCNVYLIRNGDHGILIDFGSGKILDHLAEVGVSKIDYILHTHHHRDQAQGDLLAHDRGIPIAVPAHERHLFEDAERFWANRRVFDLYQVRNDFFSLAFDVPVSKLLHDYETFDWRGHSIFVQPTPGHTIGSISLVAKIDGQQCVFSGDLIYSNGKVQNLYDLQYYYQEHEGVDFSMYSITELLALRPTLLCPSHGKPIGEPISAMESLRAKLLDWYHYWKPTGTPTFQFKATQISPHLISHPLPTSTFYAILSKSGKAMLIDYGSASWNFFASFRDATDTYGRMRFVEHSLNALQSQYGVKDFDVVIPTHIHDDHINGISHLSRRFKTRVWCYENMVEIFRNPRGRNLGCILAEPISVDRTFRDGEKFQWEEYELTMFHSPGHTEYQMALFTSIDGEDIAFTGDAFFNYDKSNRMTHNLIYRNDVKIGDYLRSIKNIQRMRPNMIAPGHGEPFMVTDQMVQGFVKNVQRQDEILAGLIANQVTDFGLDPSWVQIYPYQAVATADEPCSLEIRVRNHGPEPMKLQIALSLPQGWMSTPSQFELQVAPRSLGKQAVQIRIPRSVYQLGHRRAIVADVLANGVHLGQIAEAVVDMCDPTSPRVTL; encoded by the coding sequence ATGAGCGACAACTCATCATCGCGCCGTGACTTCCTGCGCAGCGCAACTGCCGCTGCTATGGTTCCGCTGGTCTCCACGGCATCTTCTGAATCGACTGCCAGGTCACAGTTTTCAACTTCGGAAGGGCTTGCACGTATTTCGGAGAACCTCTTCTTCCTTGCGGATACGTGCAACGTGTACTTGATCCGCAATGGCGACCACGGAATCCTCATAGACTTTGGTTCCGGCAAGATCCTCGATCACCTGGCTGAGGTAGGCGTGTCGAAGATCGATTACATTCTGCACACGCATCACCACCGCGACCAAGCGCAGGGCGATTTGCTGGCTCATGATCGCGGAATCCCCATCGCCGTGCCCGCGCACGAACGGCATCTCTTCGAGGACGCAGAACGGTTCTGGGCGAACCGACGAGTTTTCGACTTGTACCAGGTGCGGAATGACTTCTTTTCACTTGCGTTTGACGTCCCGGTTTCAAAGCTGCTTCACGACTACGAGACTTTTGATTGGCGGGGTCACTCGATCTTCGTGCAGCCAACGCCGGGACACACCATCGGCTCCATCAGCCTGGTGGCTAAGATTGACGGGCAGCAGTGCGTATTTTCCGGCGACCTGATCTACTCGAATGGAAAGGTTCAAAACCTTTACGATCTGCAGTACTACTACCAGGAGCATGAAGGCGTCGACTTTTCGATGTACTCGATTACCGAGCTTCTGGCCTTACGCCCAACGCTGCTTTGTCCATCGCATGGCAAACCAATCGGGGAACCGATCTCCGCGATGGAAAGCCTGCGCGCGAAGTTGTTGGATTGGTATCACTACTGGAAACCAACCGGCACACCGACGTTTCAGTTTAAGGCCACCCAGATCAGCCCTCACCTGATCTCTCATCCGCTTCCGACTTCAACCTTCTACGCGATCCTGAGCAAAAGCGGAAAAGCGATGCTGATCGATTACGGATCGGCCAGCTGGAACTTCTTTGCGAGCTTTCGCGATGCTACGGACACGTACGGGCGCATGCGCTTCGTGGAACACAGCTTGAATGCACTCCAGTCGCAGTATGGCGTCAAGGATTTCGATGTTGTGATCCCGACACACATTCATGACGACCACATCAACGGCATCTCGCATCTGTCTCGCAGGTTTAAGACTCGGGTCTGGTGTTACGAGAACATGGTTGAGATATTCCGGAATCCGCGTGGACGTAACCTCGGGTGCATTCTGGCCGAGCCGATCTCAGTTGACCGAACATTTCGTGATGGCGAGAAGTTTCAGTGGGAAGAGTACGAGTTAACGATGTTCCATTCCCCCGGTCATACGGAATACCAGATGGCGCTGTTCACCTCGATCGATGGCGAGGACATTGCGTTTACTGGCGACGCGTTCTTCAATTACGACAAGTCGAACCGGATGACCCACAATCTCATCTATCGGAACGACGTCAAAATCGGCGATTATCTCCGCTCCATTAAGAATATCCAACGAATGCGCCCCAACATGATCGCGCCGGGTCACGGCGAGCCTTTTATGGTCACGGACCAGATGGTTCAGGGCTTCGTTAAGAACGTTCAACGGCAAGACGAGATTCTCGCCGGCTTAATTGCAAATCAAGTCACCGACTTCGGACTCGATCCGTCATGGGTCCAGATCTATCCGTATCAAGCGGTTGCAACCGCTGACGAACCGTGCTCATTGGAAATCCGCGTCCGTAATCACGGGCCTGAACCGATGAAGCTGCAGATTGCGCTTTCTCTGCCCCAGGGGTGGATGAGCACGCCCTCCCAATTCGAGTTACAAGTGGCGCCGAGATCTTTGGGAAAACAAGCGGTCCAGATAAGGATTCCCCGGTCCGTTTATCAACTTGGGCACAGGCGAGCTATTGTCGCTGACGTTCTTGCCAACGGAGTTCACTTGGGACAGATTGCCGAGGCCGTCGTGGACATGTGTGATCCGACCAGCCCGCGAGTAACTTTGTAG
- a CDS encoding D-sedoheptulose 7-phosphate isomerase: MNPTEQAATHETLQSVIHRQLRSSIATIQSVLDDPAISSTLVAAAQYAGDAMRNGRKLMVAGNGGSAAESQHLVAEFVSRLTVDRRALPAISLTVDTSILTAIGNDYNYEDVFERQLEAIAQAGDVFFALSTSGNSKNILKALKLAPKLGVKTIGISGNGGGQMGPLCDYSIVVPSKVTMNIQEAHLCLEHIFCMLVEKVFFGMQFGEGKTPAVPAE; encoded by the coding sequence ATGAATCCGACTGAACAAGCTGCTACGCACGAAACACTTCAATCAGTGATACACCGTCAACTGAGATCATCGATCGCAACGATCCAAAGTGTTCTCGACGACCCGGCCATTTCATCCACACTGGTCGCAGCGGCGCAGTACGCAGGCGACGCAATGCGAAATGGGCGCAAGTTAATGGTGGCCGGTAATGGTGGTTCCGCAGCCGAGTCTCAGCACCTCGTCGCGGAATTTGTCTCGCGGCTTACAGTCGATCGCCGGGCGCTTCCTGCCATCTCGCTGACCGTCGACACGTCAATCCTCACTGCTATCGGAAACGACTACAACTACGAAGACGTGTTCGAACGGCAACTCGAGGCAATCGCGCAAGCAGGCGACGTTTTTTTCGCTCTGTCAACCTCCGGCAACTCGAAGAACATCTTGAAGGCACTAAAGCTCGCCCCCAAGCTGGGTGTTAAAACGATTGGAATATCGGGGAACGGAGGAGGACAAATGGGTCCTCTCTGCGACTACTCGATCGTAGTTCCTTCCAAGGTGACAATGAACATACAGGAAGCGCATTTGTGCCTGGAACACATCTTCTGCATGCTGGTCGAGAAGGTCTTCTTTGGTATGCAATTCGGCGAGGGAAAAACTCCAGCGGTTCCGGCCGAATAG
- a CDS encoding sugar porter family MFS transporter, translating to MRNVREGFYHQQVTPRGLMKLTPELLRCSAVGALGGLLFGFDTAVISGTTQQLSETFQLVPKTLGITVSIALWGTVAGCAIAGVLGQKLGGRGALRIMALLYIISAVGCAFAWNWHVLLIARFVGGLGIGGSSVLGPVYIAEVSPAKWRGRLVGVFQINIVLGILAAYLSNYIISSLNIGMHEWRWEFGVAIVPAVLFLVMLYTISQSPRWLAARGKFEEALSDLRKLGSENPEGELAAIKASLESPGQERDVPLFQRKYALPIFLAASIGFFNQMAGVNAILYYATDIFRYAGFSRLSGNLQSVLIGLMNLVGTFIGMSLIDKAGRKTLLLVGSVGTGFCLAGVAAIFLTHSHPELLVWFLMAFICFFAASQGAVIWVYIAEVFPTEVRSKGQSLGSGSHWIMNALIALAFPVMAARSNGAPFVLFSAMMLVQLIVVWRFYPETKGHTLEELQMQLQRT from the coding sequence CTGCGAAATGTCCGAGAAGGGTTCTATCATCAGCAAGTTACTCCACGAGGACTCATGAAACTTACGCCGGAACTGTTGAGATGCAGCGCTGTCGGAGCGCTCGGTGGTCTTCTGTTTGGCTTTGACACGGCTGTGATTTCAGGTACAACGCAACAGCTCAGTGAGACATTCCAGCTTGTGCCTAAGACGCTCGGCATTACCGTGTCGATCGCTTTATGGGGAACAGTGGCCGGCTGCGCGATTGCCGGAGTGCTCGGGCAGAAACTGGGTGGACGCGGCGCACTTCGGATCATGGCGCTTCTCTACATCATCTCGGCCGTTGGCTGTGCGTTCGCGTGGAACTGGCACGTCTTGCTGATTGCGCGGTTTGTCGGCGGGCTTGGAATTGGTGGGTCATCTGTTCTGGGGCCTGTGTACATCGCGGAGGTTTCACCGGCTAAATGGAGAGGCAGGTTAGTGGGCGTGTTCCAGATCAACATCGTTCTTGGAATTCTGGCCGCATACCTGTCTAACTACATCATCTCAAGTCTGAACATCGGAATGCACGAATGGCGGTGGGAATTCGGCGTTGCCATTGTCCCGGCTGTTCTGTTCTTAGTGATGCTGTACACGATTTCGCAAAGCCCCAGGTGGCTTGCGGCTCGCGGGAAATTTGAAGAAGCTTTGAGCGACCTGCGGAAGCTTGGTTCCGAGAATCCCGAAGGCGAACTGGCCGCGATCAAGGCGTCGCTGGAATCCCCCGGACAGGAACGCGATGTTCCGCTTTTCCAACGAAAGTATGCACTGCCGATTTTTTTAGCGGCATCGATAGGATTCTTCAATCAGATGGCGGGCGTAAACGCCATTCTCTACTATGCCACCGATATCTTCCGCTACGCGGGTTTCAGCCGCCTCTCTGGAAACTTGCAATCCGTGTTGATCGGCTTGATGAACCTCGTCGGCACGTTCATCGGTATGTCGCTGATCGACAAAGCAGGGCGCAAAACGCTCCTCCTCGTCGGATCCGTCGGAACCGGTTTTTGCCTGGCGGGCGTAGCGGCGATCTTCCTGACGCATTCCCATCCGGAACTGCTCGTCTGGTTCCTGATGGCATTCATCTGCTTCTTCGCGGCATCGCAAGGTGCTGTGATCTGGGTTTACATCGCTGAGGTGTTTCCGACGGAGGTCAGGTCTAAAGGGCAGAGCTTGGGAAGTGGTTCCCACTGGATCATGAATGCACTCATTGCATTGGCGTTCCCGGTGATGGCGGCGCGTTCGAACGGTGCGCCGTTTGTTTTGTTCTCCGCCATGATGCTCGTGCAATTGATCGTCGTCTGGCGCTTCTACCCTGAGACGAAGGGACACACGCTGGAAGAACTCCAGATGCAATTGCAACGAACGTAG
- the nagA gene encoding N-acetylglucosamine-6-phosphate deacetylase, whose protein sequence is MLKTLTARTLITADAEIQFPVIHLDDDGRLVDIGSDPLSLADETTVLASALIDVHMHGGKGIDVMHADESQMRQLEIFLAEHGVGHFLPTTVTASVDSTLHALERMAKAVRTAKDRTGAVPLGIHIEGPFLSHVKRGMHPAEHLQPPSIELFERMQTAADGQIRMMTVAPEPNAGPFERSEYKAVAALELIRHASQRGVACSVGHTHATAKETVSAIEAGAVTATHTFNAMRAFDHREPGVLGTVLDDERLFADLICDGVHVSPAAVRLWWRCKGPKRAILITDALPAAGAADGEYQVGNDWITAHHGRAVVTRDLAKGKVTLAGSVLTLEQAVIRFAEFTSASIGDGIRLASHNPAAMLNSHASTTLAAGSLVNLTRWDAKGNLITTYVRGREFAGSGTHSTPHFA, encoded by the coding sequence ATGTTGAAGACCCTCACCGCTCGCACGCTGATTACCGCCGACGCGGAAATCCAGTTTCCTGTGATCCACCTTGATGATGACGGGCGACTCGTCGATATCGGCAGTGACCCGCTGTCGCTCGCAGATGAAACGACGGTGCTTGCCAGTGCGCTGATTGACGTGCACATGCATGGTGGCAAAGGCATCGACGTGATGCATGCCGACGAATCTCAGATGCGCCAACTCGAGATATTCCTGGCGGAGCATGGCGTCGGGCATTTCCTGCCCACCACGGTAACAGCTTCAGTTGACTCCACTCTTCACGCCCTGGAGCGTATGGCGAAGGCGGTTCGCACGGCAAAGGACAGGACTGGAGCTGTACCGTTGGGGATTCATATCGAGGGGCCATTCTTGTCGCACGTAAAGCGAGGCATGCATCCGGCCGAACACCTGCAGCCGCCAAGTATCGAACTTTTCGAGCGGATGCAAACAGCCGCTGACGGCCAGATTCGGATGATGACCGTCGCGCCAGAACCGAATGCAGGTCCGTTCGAAAGGTCGGAGTACAAGGCCGTCGCTGCTCTCGAACTCATCAGGCACGCTTCTCAGCGCGGCGTCGCCTGCTCCGTCGGCCATACGCATGCGACAGCAAAAGAGACTGTGTCCGCGATAGAAGCCGGAGCTGTAACTGCCACTCACACCTTCAACGCAATGCGAGCTTTCGATCACCGCGAACCCGGCGTACTGGGCACCGTGCTTGATGACGAGCGACTCTTTGCCGACCTCATCTGCGATGGCGTCCACGTCTCACCGGCGGCAGTGCGGCTCTGGTGGAGATGTAAAGGTCCAAAGCGGGCGATACTTATTACCGACGCACTTCCGGCCGCAGGCGCGGCCGATGGCGAATACCAAGTCGGCAATGATTGGATTACGGCACATCACGGCCGAGCCGTAGTCACGCGAGATCTGGCAAAGGGTAAAGTAACCCTGGCGGGCTCGGTGCTCACGCTCGAACAAGCGGTGATACGCTTTGCAGAATTCACAAGCGCGAGCATCGGCGACGGTATCCGGCTCGCGTCACATAATCCAGCGGCAATGCTGAATAGTCACGCCAGCACAACGCTTGCGGCCGGATCCCTCGTCAACCTCACTCGCTGGGACGCGAAAGGCAATCTCATTACGACCTACGTGCGCGGACGTGAGTTTGCGGGGAGCGGCACGCATTCGACCCCTCACTTCGCCTGA
- a CDS encoding glycoside hydrolase family 38 C-terminal domain-containing protein, which translates to MIWNKRLLSAYLRVLIISWFVLVGALSLASPQSKPIWEIGRDDRSAREFPPQPRPGLVYNASNGDWKKDWAATQTCGSPYDITFSLTTPSGGYVLRISEITYTPIVPTVSVDVNGHRGDFYLRPELVRSAMEPDPVRLAELSIDIPSAYLKAGANRVSLSCTEPSRRHTDKRNVSGIRYDYISLTKQTSREPARITASLRPTIFYRQREGQLLEVVNATVRFTGPEAAQKAVLKMNGRSFAAEVKPMADFGEQSIDFEVPEWTGVVTAQLTIGSSGESEFTFQVQPARKWKLFVVPHTHLDIGYTDYQGKVSEVQARTLQDVMAMVREHPEFRFATDGSWNVEQFMDTRSPDLQAKLAEVVKSGKIGVPANYANLLTGYSSLETLYRSLYYSRSLARTRGIPFDYASVTDVPSYTGAYPSILARAGIRYLVAAGNGDRGPVLQHEDWDLKSPFWWEGTGGGKVLFWYSRNYSQIESLFGLPPEIEGGQGALPPFLRRYSQENYAPDALLIYGAQSENTQIEARLGGFASEWNREYAFPEFRYATFADFLRYIDQRYASNLATYKGDFGPYWEDGIGADAANTKQDRLNQHRALSVDFLSTVAHAMGLGFHPPKAELDDAWRNIQLYSEHTWTGGMSVTQPHMQRVVDELAIKDNRAVQAKFQLDDVANRAMAHVTDQIHVPALTLVVFNGLNWKRNVLVETDLRKNERLVDIATGREIPAELLWRREGFTRARFLVTDIPPVGYKCVQFKVESDIPDDSRVDTQATVENQFYRVTVDPASGSIRSIFDKQLQRDIADEKSPYRFGQYVYVSGGHGGTTIVHPDPALPKPDLTVHPPQSGRYLGAKKTPWGHSIRLESSNTNTRSVQLEVLLFDSEKKIEFNYTVDKQYTEEKEGIYFAFPINLERPQFAYEIQQGWIDPAKNMMKGGSLEWFTVQHWMAAHDNGLAVAIVPVDAPLATFGDIVRGEWPGQFQPKSSTMLSYVMNNYWHTNYQAGQGGVLSFRYVLTSAKSFSPSAFSRLGWESMEPAELNRVIVPDKIGNPERPLPAMGTSFLDISGENVILAAWKLAEDGKGTIIRLQETAGSQSHVTVRSPLWPLRFATLTNAVEDDQRAIEVQSNSIQLTLNPYEVVTVRLQLGDAGQAK; encoded by the coding sequence ATGATTTGGAATAAGAGACTGCTATCCGCCTATTTGCGAGTCCTGATTATCTCCTGGTTTGTGCTGGTTGGCGCGTTGTCCTTGGCCTCGCCGCAGAGCAAGCCCATTTGGGAGATCGGGCGGGACGACCGGTCGGCCAGGGAGTTCCCGCCACAGCCACGACCAGGTCTCGTGTACAACGCAAGTAACGGCGACTGGAAGAAAGACTGGGCAGCGACGCAAACTTGCGGGAGTCCATACGACATTACGTTCTCTCTGACCACTCCGTCCGGCGGCTATGTCTTACGGATATCTGAGATAACTTACACCCCCATCGTGCCAACCGTGAGCGTTGATGTTAACGGCCATCGAGGTGACTTTTACCTTCGTCCTGAACTGGTTCGCTCCGCCATGGAACCCGATCCCGTACGATTAGCCGAGCTATCCATTGATATCCCCTCAGCCTATCTGAAGGCAGGTGCGAACAGAGTCTCGTTGTCATGCACCGAGCCATCTCGCCGTCACACCGACAAGCGAAATGTTTCAGGCATTCGTTACGACTATATTTCCCTGACAAAGCAGACCTCTAGGGAACCTGCAAGAATTACGGCGAGTCTGCGTCCCACGATTTTCTATCGCCAACGCGAGGGACAACTACTGGAAGTGGTGAATGCCACAGTTCGATTTACGGGGCCTGAAGCAGCACAGAAGGCTGTATTGAAAATGAACGGCCGTTCTTTCGCGGCTGAAGTGAAACCCATGGCGGACTTCGGAGAGCAGTCGATCGATTTCGAGGTTCCGGAGTGGACCGGCGTGGTGACGGCTCAGCTGACGATTGGCTCCTCGGGTGAGAGCGAATTCACGTTTCAAGTCCAACCTGCACGCAAATGGAAGTTGTTCGTGGTGCCGCATACACATCTCGATATCGGCTACACGGACTATCAAGGCAAAGTCTCCGAGGTACAAGCCAGGACACTGCAGGATGTGATGGCAATGGTGCGGGAGCATCCGGAGTTCCGTTTTGCTACCGATGGCTCCTGGAACGTAGAGCAGTTCATGGATACTCGCTCACCCGATCTGCAGGCTAAGTTAGCTGAAGTTGTGAAGAGCGGAAAAATCGGAGTCCCGGCAAACTATGCCAACCTGCTGACTGGGTACTCCTCTCTCGAGACTCTATACCGATCGCTTTACTACTCGAGGTCGCTGGCGAGGACGAGGGGGATCCCCTTCGATTACGCGAGTGTCACCGATGTCCCGAGTTACACGGGAGCGTATCCGTCCATCTTGGCGCGCGCGGGTATTCGATATCTGGTCGCGGCGGGGAATGGCGACCGCGGCCCGGTGCTGCAACACGAAGACTGGGATCTGAAATCACCGTTCTGGTGGGAAGGAACCGGCGGCGGCAAAGTGCTGTTCTGGTACTCCCGCAATTACTCGCAAATCGAATCACTGTTTGGTTTACCACCCGAAATCGAGGGCGGACAGGGTGCTCTGCCGCCCTTCCTGCGACGGTACTCACAGGAGAACTACGCGCCTGATGCGCTTCTGATCTACGGTGCTCAAAGCGAGAACACGCAGATAGAAGCCAGGCTGGGTGGCTTCGCGTCAGAATGGAACCGCGAATACGCCTTCCCAGAATTTCGATACGCCACATTTGCCGACTTCTTGCGCTACATTGACCAGCGCTACGCTTCGAACTTGGCGACCTATAAGGGTGACTTCGGGCCGTACTGGGAAGACGGAATCGGCGCCGATGCTGCAAACACGAAGCAAGACCGCCTGAATCAGCATCGTGCGCTGTCAGTTGACTTCCTTTCGACAGTTGCGCACGCGATGGGACTCGGGTTCCATCCGCCGAAGGCGGAACTCGATGACGCATGGCGAAACATCCAGCTCTATTCCGAGCATACGTGGACGGGCGGCATGTCCGTCACTCAGCCGCACATGCAGCGCGTCGTTGATGAATTGGCGATCAAAGACAATCGCGCAGTTCAGGCGAAATTTCAGTTGGACGATGTTGCTAACCGTGCGATGGCACACGTTACGGATCAGATCCATGTGCCTGCCCTGACACTGGTTGTCTTCAACGGGCTGAACTGGAAACGGAACGTCCTTGTTGAAACCGACCTCCGGAAGAACGAACGCCTGGTGGATATTGCGACCGGCCGCGAAATTCCGGCAGAACTGCTATGGAGACGCGAAGGATTTACTCGTGCGCGTTTTCTAGTCACGGATATACCTCCGGTTGGTTACAAGTGCGTTCAATTCAAGGTGGAATCAGACATTCCCGACGACAGTCGCGTAGACACGCAAGCCACTGTCGAGAACCAGTTCTACCGCGTGACGGTCGATCCCGCGAGTGGCTCGATTCGAAGTATCTTCGACAAGCAGTTACAGCGAGACATCGCAGATGAGAAGAGTCCCTACCGGTTTGGACAGTATGTCTATGTGAGTGGCGGCCATGGTGGCACGACGATCGTTCATCCTGATCCAGCGCTTCCCAAGCCCGATCTCACGGTTCACCCGCCACAGAGCGGCAGGTACCTGGGCGCGAAGAAGACGCCGTGGGGTCATTCCATCCGCCTCGAGAGTTCCAACACGAACACTCGTTCTGTCCAGTTGGAAGTTCTTCTTTTCGATTCGGAAAAGAAGATTGAGTTCAACTACACGGTGGATAAGCAATACACCGAAGAGAAAGAAGGGATCTACTTCGCTTTCCCGATCAACCTGGAGCGCCCGCAATTTGCATACGAAATCCAACAGGGCTGGATCGATCCGGCGAAAAACATGATGAAAGGCGGAAGTCTGGAGTGGTTCACCGTCCAGCACTGGATGGCTGCACACGACAATGGACTGGCCGTCGCAATTGTTCCCGTTGACGCTCCTCTCGCTACTTTTGGCGACATCGTTCGAGGCGAATGGCCGGGGCAGTTTCAGCCGAAGTCGTCCACGATGCTTTCGTATGTGATGAACAACTACTGGCACACGAATTATCAGGCAGGGCAGGGAGGTGTGTTGTCATTCCGGTACGTGTTGACCAGCGCGAAAAGCTTCTCCCCGTCCGCGTTCTCAAGGCTGGGATGGGAAAGCATGGAACCTGCAGAACTCAACCGCGTGATCGTACCGGACAAGATCGGTAACCCGGAACGGCCGTTACCCGCGATGGGGACGAGTTTCCTAGATATCTCGGGTGAGAACGTTATTCTCGCTGCCTGGAAATTGGCAGAAGATGGAAAGGGAACAATCATCCGGTTGCAGGAAACGGCCGGGAGCCAATCCCACGTGACCGTTCGAAGTCCTTTGTGGCCGCTACGCTTCGCGACTCTAACGAATGCCGTTGAAGATGATCAACGTGCAATTGAAGTGCAGTCGAATTCGATTCAGCTTACCCTCAATCCGTACGAGGTTGTCACTGTTCGCCTGCAGCTAGGAGACGCAGGTCAGGCGAAGTGA
- a CDS encoding GH92 family glycosyl hydrolase, with the protein MLNRRDFLAIASAAAGAALMDGALPASAQTRKPADAGAYPDLVRYVNVFVGTGGHGHCYPGATVPFGAVQLSPDTGIRDWDWSSGYHHDDATLMGFSHTHLSGTGVGDMLDLLLVPRTGPVVLEPGTDPEARKNPEGTYRSRFSHEDERGEPGYYSVQTQSSGGAKIKTELTATERTGLARFTFPAGEPAYVLLDWHHAYGTENPVQSAELALVSDTLAMGGRRVDKWAPNREIYFATEFSVKPKKVEVFVDDKLSTVRSVNGRNLKVAFHFDPGTTVLVKTGISMVSTSNALGNLRAEQPAFDFEATQKAARAMWQKELSRIEVEDPSEERKKIFYTGLYHMMCAPTLADDCNGQYRGLDKQIHQLGLGEQNYSTYSLWDTYRALHPSYTLWQTERITPMVNCLVRMAEQSIYGFPIWPLQDGETYCMPGYHAASVMAEACVKKVPGIDWQRAYAGMRKRNMEDDYMGLGVYRQMGYIPAGDGGESIGKLVEYVYCDWACSKVAEATGHADDARIQRKRSQNYRNVFDPETQFIRPKLSDGKWIQNFDPKATGHVPHRRDYTEANAWQSTFFIQHDVKGYMQLFGGRDAFAAKLDRLFVEEPGVTNEVVVDMTGNIGQYVHGNEPSHHIAYLYTWAGRPWKTQERVREILLTHYRNNFDGLDGNEDCGQMSAWFVMSAMGLYAVDPVSATYVLSAPLFEKVTVRLANGRKLVIEGKGIDGKPETNRYIQSVSLNGKQQDRLWVRHEDLVKGAHLVFTVGSAANKTLGVDQTKMPPSLTA; encoded by the coding sequence ATGTTGAATCGTCGTGACTTTCTTGCCATAGCGTCGGCGGCTGCCGGTGCTGCCCTGATGGACGGTGCACTCCCGGCCTCCGCACAAACCCGCAAGCCCGCCGATGCGGGAGCGTACCCCGACTTGGTTCGGTACGTGAATGTGTTCGTCGGCACCGGAGGTCATGGCCATTGCTACCCGGGGGCAACCGTGCCCTTCGGAGCCGTACAACTCAGCCCCGACACGGGAATTCGCGACTGGGATTGGTCATCGGGCTACCACCACGACGACGCGACATTGATGGGCTTCAGCCATACTCACCTGAGCGGCACGGGTGTCGGTGACATGCTGGATCTGCTGCTCGTACCCCGCACAGGGCCGGTGGTGCTGGAGCCGGGAACGGATCCCGAGGCGCGCAAGAATCCAGAAGGCACTTACCGCTCCCGCTTCTCGCACGAGGATGAAAGGGGTGAACCAGGGTATTACTCCGTTCAAACACAGAGCTCAGGCGGGGCAAAGATCAAGACCGAACTTACGGCAACCGAGCGCACCGGTCTGGCGCGATTCACGTTTCCCGCAGGAGAGCCCGCGTATGTCTTGCTGGATTGGCATCACGCTTACGGAACTGAGAATCCAGTGCAGTCGGCGGAACTCGCGTTGGTCAGCGACACTCTTGCGATGGGAGGTCGCCGCGTTGACAAGTGGGCGCCGAACCGGGAGATCTACTTCGCAACTGAGTTTTCCGTGAAACCGAAGAAGGTGGAAGTTTTCGTCGACGACAAGCTTTCGACCGTTCGAAGCGTAAACGGACGCAACCTGAAGGTCGCCTTCCACTTCGACCCGGGTACTACGGTTCTTGTGAAGACCGGGATATCGATGGTCAGCACGTCGAACGCACTTGGGAACCTTCGCGCCGAACAGCCAGCGTTTGATTTCGAAGCCACACAGAAGGCCGCCCGTGCGATGTGGCAGAAGGAACTCTCGCGAATCGAAGTTGAGGACCCAAGCGAAGAACGCAAGAAGATTTTCTATACCGGCCTGTACCACATGATGTGTGCTCCCACGCTGGCCGACGACTGCAACGGGCAGTATCGCGGCCTGGACAAACAGATACACCAACTCGGACTCGGAGAACAAAACTACAGCACCTACTCGCTGTGGGATACGTATCGAGCGCTGCATCCTTCGTACACGCTGTGGCAGACGGAGAGAATAACACCGATGGTGAACTGTCTCGTCCGCATGGCCGAGCAGAGTATTTACGGATTCCCGATCTGGCCGTTGCAGGATGGTGAGACCTACTGCATGCCCGGGTATCACGCGGCGAGCGTAATGGCCGAAGCATGCGTGAAGAAGGTTCCTGGCATTGATTGGCAACGCGCCTACGCCGGCATGCGCAAGCGCAACATGGAAGACGATTACATGGGTTTGGGGGTGTACCGGCAGATGGGATATATCCCGGCTGGGGACGGAGGCGAGTCGATCGGCAAACTCGTCGAGTACGTCTATTGTGATTGGGCGTGCTCCAAAGTTGCCGAAGCCACTGGTCACGCCGACGATGCGCGCATTCAGCGCAAACGCTCACAAAATTACCGCAACGTGTTTGACCCAGAAACACAGTTCATCCGGCCTAAGCTCAGTGATGGAAAGTGGATCCAGAACTTCGATCCCAAGGCGACCGGCCACGTCCCGCATCGGCGCGACTACACGGAAGCCAATGCATGGCAGTCCACGTTTTTCATTCAGCACGATGTGAAGGGCTACATGCAGCTGTTTGGCGGCCGTGACGCTTTCGCGGCTAAGCTCGACCGCTTATTCGTCGAGGAACCCGGCGTCACGAATGAGGTGGTGGTTGACATGACCGGCAACATTGGCCAATACGTTCATGGCAACGAGCCGAGCCACCACATCGCTTACCTGTACACATGGGCAGGCCGACCGTGGAAAACGCAGGAGCGCGTGCGCGAGATACTCCTCACCCATTACCGGAACAACTTCGACGGCCTCGATGGAAACGAGGACTGCGGTCAGATGTCGGCGTGGTTTGTGATGAGCGCGATGGGTTTGTACGCCGTCGATCCAGTGAGCGCGACCTATGTTCTTTCGGCTCCGCTATTCGAAAAAGTGACCGTTCGGCTCGCAAACGGCCGAAAACTCGTCATTGAGGGCAAGGGAATCGACGGCAAGCCGGAAACGAACCGATACATCCAGTCGGTATCACTTAATGGCAAACAGCAGGACCGGCTTTGGGTGCGCCATGAAGACCTGGTGAAGGGTGCACACCTGGTCTTTACCGTCGGTTCCGCCGCCAACAAAACACTCGGGGTGGATCAGACGAAAATGCCGCCGTCGTTAACCGCGTAA